The following coding sequences are from one Caloenas nicobarica isolate bCalNic1 chromosome 25, bCalNic1.hap1, whole genome shotgun sequence window:
- the LOC135998571 gene encoding olfactory receptor 6E1-like codes for MGPENRTEVTEFILEGFSGLDQRLQLVLSLIFLLIYLTTVMGNATIIFLVYADHRLQTPMYFFIGNLAFLEIWFTSSTSIKLVVILGSGRRTISLSSCFAQSYFYFALGCTECVLLVVMSFDRYVAICQPLHYTAIMKPQLCIHLVVAAWVTGFAFLSYRLVILSQLTFCGSNEIHHFFCDNSPLFKLSCSDTSLLWKIDSVFLSFVILGSLCLTLAFYLCILFCILHLPAASGRKKAFSTCSSHLTTLGIAYGSCIALYLCPSKDVSLENSRIVALLNTVLYPFLNPFIYSLRNKTVILALNEAIACITTQLFP; via the coding sequence ATGGGACCAGAAAATAGAACTGAAGTTACTGAGTTCATCCTGgagggtttctcagggcttgaCCAAAGACTACAGCTCGTACTCTCCCTGATCTTTCTGCTCATATACCTGACAACAGTGATGGGGAACGCTACCATCATTTTCCTCGTGTATGCAGATCACCGCCTTCAAacccccatgtactttttcattggcaatctggccttcctggaaatctggtttacatcctccacaagcatcaagttggttgtgatcctgggttctggtaggagaacaatctcactaagcagctgctttgcccaatcctatttctattttgcccTGGGCTGTACAGAGTGTGTTCTACTTGTTGTCATGTCCtttgaccgctatgttgccatctgccaaCCTTTGCATTATACTGCCAtcatgaagcctcagctctgcatccacctggttGTTGCTGCTTGGGTCACAGGCTTCGCATTCTTGAGTTACCGCCTGgtcatcctctcccagctgaccttctgtggctcaaatgagatccatcactttttctgtgacaactcccccttattcaaactgtcctgctctgacaccagcctgctttggaaaatagactctgttttcttatcctttgtcattctgggttccttatgtttaactctggcattttacctgtgcatccttttctgtattctacatcttccagcagcctctgggaggaaaaaagctttttctacgtgttcttcccatctcaccaCCTTGGGAATTGCATATGGGAGCTGCATTGCTCTCTACCTGTGTCCTTCGAAAGATGTTTCCTTGGAGAACAGCAGAATTGTAGCGTTGCTGAACACCGTCTTGTACCCATTCTTAAATCCCTTCATCTACAGTCTCAGAAACAAGACTGTGATACTGGCCCTGAATGAAGCCATTGCCTGTATAacaacacagcttttcccttaa